A single window of Oncorhynchus keta strain PuntledgeMale-10-30-2019 chromosome 34, Oket_V2, whole genome shotgun sequence DNA harbors:
- the LOC127915344 gene encoding SH2 domain-containing adapter protein E-like, giving the protein MAKWFSSAINLKNGTERVRSASESGTQPRTRHGLTPGTSLKGNRVKESAGGIGSILTGRNRKNSAIELGRNGSGTGGNSFKDGKIWDSLIPGKSRKNSKLEVGPSEEHRPTRTSSLAHACISRMIKVDKQDKGPKHSGTGEQVGSENEREKVDIKTTMLIILEDYADPFDAEKTREQREAEREGENDGYMEPYDAQVIITGIRRRGSKDLLKVCVLLPKGDGEGGKPAPPHIYDTPYEGLLETDGEAGGVWIPVTRPESDPRPPGEYELPWEWRKEDIVRALTAQFKKGMSSLPPKEEPPPPIRQQTVSHQQTLRQKTWNKKVLVPSPSSPTPPILNLSPPSPLSHSSPPSPTSHSSLTPKLAPSSSPPSTTSTPNAETAKVDPTLPLEKQSWYHGSVSRQQAEAQLQRCRDASFLVRDSESGTSKYSIALKTSQCCVHIIVAQTKGSKGLGYTLDQSSCVFNSIPEVVHHYCTHRLPFTGAEHMTLQHPVPRPH; this is encoded by the exons ATGGCAAAGTGGTTTAGTTCCGCCATCAATCTGAAGAACGGAACCGAACGGGTCCGCTCTGCCTCGGAGTCCGGCACTCAACCCCGAACCAGACACGGGTTAACACCGGGGACCAGTCTGAAGGGGAACCGGGTCAAGGAAAGTGCTGGAGGGATAGGCTCTATACTGACCGGAAGAAACCGGAAAAACTCGGCCATCGAACTGGGTCGGAACGGCTCGGGTACTGGCGGGAACTCGTTTAAGGACGGTAAGATCTGGGACAGTCTCATCCCTGGGAAGAGTAGGAAGAATTCCAAGCTCGAGGTGGGGCCATCTGAGGAGCATCGTCCCACCAGGACATCCAGTTTGGCGCATGCGTGCATCAGCAGGATGATCAAGGTGGACAAACAGGATAAGGGTCCCAAACATAGCGGTACAGGTGAACAGGTGGGATCCGAAAACGAGAGGGAGAAGGTGGACATCAAAACAACGATG CTGATTATTCTGGAGGACTATGCTGACCCGTTCGACGCAGAGAAAacgagggagcagagggaggcggagagggagggagagaatgatggaTACATGGAGCCCTATGACGCCCAGGTTATCATCACAG GTATTCGTAGGCGGGGCTCCAAGGACCTGCTGAAGGTGTGTGTGCTGCTTCCcaagggagatggagaagggggcaAGCCCGCACCCCCCCACATCTACGACACTCCCTACGAGGGGCTGCTGGAGACAGATGGGGAGGCAGGAGGGGTGTGGATCCCTGTGACACGGCCCGAGTCAGACCCTCGCCCCCCTGGAGAGTATGAACTACCCTGGGAGTGGAGGAAGGAGGACATCGTCAGAGCACTGACAG cccagtTTAAGAAGGGAATGAGCAGTTTGCCCCCTAAAGAGGAACCTCCTCCACCCATCAGGCAGCAGACTGTCAGTCATCAGCAGACCCTCAGACAGAAGACCTGGAACAAGAAAGTCCtcgtcccctctccctcctcccctactccccccattctcaatctctctcctccctcacctctctctcattcctctcccccctctcccacctctcactcttctctcactCCCAAACTTGccccatcctcttctcctccctccaccacctccacacccAATGCAGAGACAGCCAAAGTGGACCCCACCCTGCCCCTGGAGAAACAGAG cTGGTACCATGGCAGTGTGAGTCGCCAGCAGGCTGAGGCTCAGCTCCAGCGCTGCAGGGATGCCAGCTTCCTGGTTAGAGACAGCGAATCAGGGACCAGCAAATACTCCATCGCGCTCAA gacCAGTCAGTGTTGTGTCCATATCATCGTGGCCCAGACTAAAGGCAGTAAGGGTCTGGGTTATACTCTGGACCAGAGTAGCTGTGTGTTCAACAGTATACCAGAGGTGGTGCATCACTACTGTACACACAGACTGCCCTTCACTGGAGCTGAACACATGACCCTGCAACACCCTGTCCCCAggccacactga